One genomic segment of Hevea brasiliensis isolate MT/VB/25A 57/8 chromosome 3, ASM3005281v1, whole genome shotgun sequence includes these proteins:
- the LOC131178698 gene encoding flavonoid-6-hydroxylase-like: protein MGKFVVSDAFPFLRWLDFGGDEKEMKKTAKELDNIIGGWLHEHKQKRASGVVYKWGGEDFMDMLLSILQDAKELSNRDVDTINKSTCLAIILAASDTTSVTLTWTLSLILNNRHVLKKAQQELDTLVGRERQVKESDMKDLVYLQAIIKESFRLYPAAPLSVPHESIEDCSVGGYHIPAGTRLIVNVSKIHRDSRMWLNPSEFIPERFLTTHKDVDVKGQNFELLPFGSGRRMCPGVSFALQVLNLTLATLLHSFEIETPSGQPVDMSESAGMTNLKSNPVDVLLTPRLPPPLYAATN, encoded by the exons ATGGGGAAGTTTGTAGTGTCAGATGCGTTTCCATTCCTAAGGTGGCTAGATTTTGGCGGGGATGAGAAGGAGATGAAGAAGACTGCAAAAGAGCTGGACAATATAATTGGAGGATGGTTGCACGAACACAAGCAGAAGAGAGCTTCGGGCGTGGTATATAAGTGGGGAGGAGAAGACTTCATGGATATGTTATTGTCAATCCTGCAAGACGCAAAAGAGCTTTCTAACCGAGATGTTGATACTATCAACAAATCTACCTGCCTG GCTATAATTCTAGCAGCTTCAGACACTACATCGGTGACGCTAACTTGGACTTTGTCATTAATACTCAACAATCGCCATGTCCTAAAGAAAGCACAACAAGAATTGGACACCCTTGTCGGTAGAGAAAGGCAAGTGAAGGAATCAGACATGAAGGATTTGGTTTACCTTCAAGCCATCATCAAAGAATCGTTTAGGTTGTATCCTGCTGCTCCATTATCGGTGCCACACGAATCCATAGAAGATTGCAGTGTAGGAGGCTATCACATTCCAGCAGGTACACGCCTTATTGTAAATGTTTCAAAAATTCATAGAGATTCACGAATGTGGTTGAATCCTTCAGAGTTTATACCAGAGAGGTTTCTCACAACCCACAAGGATGTTGATGTTAAGGGCCAGAATTTTGAGCTACTACCATTCGGCAGTGGAAGAAGAATGTGTCCTGGAGTCTCATTTGCTCTTCAAGTTTTGAACCTTACACTTGCTACTTTGTTACATTCTTTCGAAATTGAAACTCCTTCAGGCCAACCAGTTGATATGAGTGAGAGTGCTGGAAtgaccaacctcaaatccaaccCTGTAGATGTTCTTCTTACGCCGCGCCTTCCTCCACCCCTTTATGCTGCTACCAATTAA